Proteins from one Oscillatoria nigro-viridis PCC 7112 genomic window:
- a CDS encoding HNH endonuclease, whose product MNIVTVVPGIEGEFDRATGCINWQGSKLKNGYGRKWIEGKTVLVHRLVLESKIPGFIDSGYFACHICDNPSCINPAHLVAGTAAENTQHMIGRDRKTPRRKSIPGIGKLSIEQLREIQRQYLAGTTKSHLIKEYGVQYDTITKILQAKIPHNFTTVPPGFVGEIQDSGCIIFQGAKDGQGGYGRYFKNGKSQSVTRAVLAEKLGCEVPTSMDACHTCDNPSCINPEHLWGGTRTQNLLDASKKGRTQGKSHPLSNAKLDWEKVREIRLKLAAGERMKDVAQEYSVGRKTIHDIKYHVTWKEAGQEVPVPCMGGHLERKLTFAQAIEIRERIQAGESIATIAQEFGVSRNIISDIKRNVTYRGEFN is encoded by the coding sequence ATGAATATTGTAACAGTTGTCCCAGGAATAGAAGGAGAATTTGACCGGGCGACAGGCTGTATTAACTGGCAAGGGAGCAAGCTGAAAAATGGTTACGGGCGCAAGTGGATTGAGGGCAAAACGGTATTAGTCCACCGATTAGTGCTCGAATCAAAAATACCAGGATTTATAGATTCCGGTTATTTTGCTTGCCACATCTGCGACAATCCAAGCTGCATCAACCCAGCACATCTCGTAGCTGGAACTGCGGCTGAGAATACGCAGCATATGATCGGCCGCGATCGCAAAACTCCCAGACGCAAAAGTATTCCCGGTATTGGTAAACTATCGATCGAACAACTGCGGGAAATTCAGCGTCAATATTTAGCTGGAACCACCAAAAGCCACCTAATAAAAGAGTATGGCGTACAGTATGACACTATTACTAAGATACTTCAGGCAAAAATTCCCCATAACTTCACTACAGTTCCCCCCGGTTTTGTAGGAGAAATTCAAGACAGCGGCTGCATAATTTTTCAAGGTGCAAAGGATGGTCAAGGTGGTTATGGCAGGTACTTTAAAAATGGGAAATCCCAATCAGTTACTCGTGCTGTTTTAGCAGAGAAATTAGGATGTGAAGTTCCGACTTCGATGGATGCTTGTCATACCTGCGATAATCCCAGTTGTATTAATCCAGAACATCTTTGGGGTGGAACTCGCACTCAAAATTTATTAGATGCTTCTAAGAAAGGACGCACCCAAGGCAAAAGTCATCCCCTTTCCAATGCCAAATTAGACTGGGAAAAGGTGCGAGAAATTCGGCTAAAGCTAGCAGCAGGAGAGAGGATGAAGGATGTAGCACAGGAATACAGTGTCGGCCGCAAAACCATACACGATATTAAATATCACGTCACTTGGAAGGAAGCAGGTCAAGAGGTTCCAGTTCCCTGCATGGGTGGACATCTCGAACGCAAGCTAACTTTTGCTCAAGCTATTGAGATCCGAGAACGAATTCAAGCCGGAGAATCCATTGCTACAATTGCTCAGGAATTTGGGGTATCCAGAAATATCATTTCTGATATCAAAAGGAATGTCACATATAGAGGAGAATTCAATTGA
- a CDS encoding DNA-directed RNA polymerase subunit gamma — MAKIEQRFDYVKIGLASPERIRQWGERTLPNGQITGEVTKPETINYRTLKPEMDGLFCERIFGPAKDWECHCGKYKRVRHRGIVCERCGVEVTESRVRRHRMGFIKLAAPVAHVWYLKGIPSYMAILLDMPLRDVEQIVYFNAYVVLNPGNAEKLQYKQLLTEDAWLEIEDELYSEDSTLTGVEVGIGAEALQVLLQNIPLESEAEKLREDIANAKGQKRAKLIKRLRVIDNFIATGSQPDWMVLNVIPVIPPDLRPMVQLDGGRFATSDLNDLYRRVINRNNRLARLQEILAPEIIIRNEKRMLQEAVDALIDNGRRGRTVVGANNRPLKSLSDIIEGKQGRFRQNLLGKRVDYSGRSVIVVGPKLKIHQCGLPREMAIELFQPFVIHRLIRQGLVNNIKAAKKLIQRNDPSVWDVLQEVIEGHPVMLNRAPTLHRLGIQAFEPILVDGRAIQLHPLVCPAFNADFDGDQMAVHVPLSLESQAEARLLMLASNNIMSPATGRPIVTPSQDMVLGCYYLTAENPDAQKGAGHYFSNLTDAVVAYEQGIVDLHSYVWVRFQGAIENTEPEGEPLKVERSTDGIVTKEYKFRRVREDGEGKVLNQFIRTTPGRIIYHQTIESVINN; from the coding sequence ATGGCTAAAATAGAACAACGCTTTGATTACGTCAAGATCGGGTTAGCTTCACCAGAAAGAATTCGACAGTGGGGAGAGAGAACTTTACCCAACGGTCAGATAACTGGAGAAGTGACAAAACCGGAGACCATAAATTATCGCACGCTAAAACCTGAAATGGATGGCTTGTTTTGCGAGCGCATTTTTGGGCCGGCAAAAGATTGGGAATGTCATTGTGGGAAGTACAAACGAGTTCGCCATAGAGGCATTGTTTGCGAAAGATGCGGTGTTGAAGTCACTGAATCTCGCGTCCGCCGGCATCGGATGGGCTTTATCAAATTAGCAGCTCCAGTAGCTCACGTTTGGTATCTCAAAGGCATCCCGAGTTACATGGCAATTCTATTAGATATGCCCCTGCGAGATGTCGAACAAATCGTTTATTTCAACGCCTATGTTGTCCTCAATCCCGGTAATGCCGAAAAACTTCAATACAAGCAATTGCTCACGGAAGATGCTTGGCTGGAAATAGAAGACGAACTTTACAGCGAAGATTCCACGCTGACGGGCGTAGAAGTAGGCATAGGTGCTGAAGCTTTGCAAGTTTTGCTGCAAAATATTCCGCTAGAAAGTGAAGCGGAAAAGCTGCGGGAAGATATTGCTAATGCTAAAGGTCAAAAACGGGCAAAGTTAATTAAACGCTTGCGGGTAATTGACAACTTCATCGCTACGGGCTCTCAACCCGATTGGATGGTGCTCAATGTGATTCCGGTGATTCCCCCGGACTTGCGGCCGATGGTGCAGCTAGACGGCGGGCGTTTTGCAACGAGCGACCTCAACGACCTCTATCGGAGAGTAATCAACCGCAACAACCGCTTGGCGAGACTGCAAGAAATTCTGGCGCCGGAGATTATCATCCGCAACGAAAAGCGGATGCTGCAAGAAGCTGTGGATGCGCTGATTGACAACGGTCGCCGGGGCCGCACGGTGGTGGGGGCAAACAACCGCCCGCTGAAGTCGCTGTCGGACATCATTGAAGGGAAACAAGGCCGCTTCCGGCAAAACTTGCTGGGGAAACGGGTTGACTACTCCGGGCGTTCGGTGATTGTGGTGGGGCCGAAACTGAAAATTCACCAGTGCGGTTTGCCGAGGGAAATGGCGATCGAACTTTTCCAGCCTTTCGTCATCCACCGCTTGATCCGCCAAGGATTGGTCAACAACATCAAAGCTGCCAAAAAACTCATCCAGCGCAACGATCCCAGCGTTTGGGACGTGCTTCAGGAGGTGATTGAAGGACACCCGGTGATGCTGAACCGGGCGCCGACCCTCCACCGTTTGGGGATTCAAGCCTTTGAGCCGATTTTGGTGGACGGGAGGGCGATTCAGCTTCACCCGCTAGTCTGTCCGGCTTTTAACGCTGACTTTGACGGCGACCAAATGGCCGTGCACGTGCCTTTGTCTCTGGAATCTCAGGCGGAAGCGCGCTTGCTGATGCTGGCTTCTAACAACATTATGTCGCCTGCAACCGGAAGACCGATCGTTACTCCTTCTCAAGATATGGTGCTCGGTTGCTATTACTTGACAGCCGAAAATCCTGACGCTCAAAAAGGAGCCGGTCACTATTTCTCCAACCTTACCGACGCGGTTGTAGCTTACGAACAAGGAATCGTTGACTTGCACTCTTATGTGTGGGTGAGGTTTCAAGGCGCCATAGAAAACACAGAACCTGAAGGAGAACCGCTGAAGGTGGAACGCTCTACCGACGGTATAGTGACCAAAGAATACAAGTTCCGCCGGGTTCGGGAAGACGGAGAGGGCAAGGTGCTCAATCAATTTATTCGCACTACTCCGGGCAGGATTATCTATCACCAAACCATCGAATCGGTAATTAACAATTAG